The Nakaseomyces glabratus chromosome D, complete sequence nucleotide sequence TGTGAGGTTCTCCAAGTCATATCAGTATGCTTCTCTGTTATATCTACAAACCATGGCATCTTTTTGTTAGGTTTTGATGAAAACTGCTTTATTGCAATAAATGGTGTCTTTGATATTCCCAGCTCTCTGACGGGCATGtcattattcttcttctttaactTTCTATTTCTAATTATTTGAAGCGGGTTATAAACACCCTCTACACCTTCATGTTTATGATCTTTCCTATCAACTTGTATGCTTCTTTCCAAGATACCGTAATAGTAATCTAGATAGATCCGGACTCTATCTGCTTTTAGTTTTGTAGTACGAGAAATAGCTTTCGTGGTTCCAGTTATGGGCAATTGCTTCTGTTGATTGATCAAATGCTGTATATTTACCCCACTACTATCTGCTACATCCTGTTCTGTTATTTGTTGCGCCATGGGGTTCATAGCATTTTCATACCCAGGCACATCTCTACCACTCCCAACGGCCTGTATACCATCTGCACTAGATATTAGCGGCCTGCTGTAGTTCAAATCGTCTAGTAAACCATATTTGTTGTCCATTAAAATCTTAGTCAATAGCTTCACCCTTTTAGGATTCACATTGCCAAACTCCAGGTTCGATTCAGTGTTGAGATTAGCTAAGTTTTGTAACTTTGAGCTTTCATCTTCTCTTACTGAGTTCATTTGTgagtttttttctttatgtATAACTGTAGAAACTCCGTCACTAATTTTGCATCTGGATCACTATAAACTCCTGGCAAATTTAATAGTAGCTTTCTGAAAACCGACGCAAATGAAacctaaaaaaaaaaataggcGGCAAATATCTGGGATTACTTCCTGTCTAAATACCGTACTGTTAAAATTATCGTTGGGGTAGTTCAGTATTCTGTAAATCTTGAACCGCAGAGACCTCCAAAAATCAGAATCTGACCCACTgttttcctcttctttcaaaattcACTTGTcttcaatatcttttaAGTAACAGTTATGACTGGAGTGGTGGCAACGAGTAGTATCGCCAGGTCAAGAGACTACTCCTCCGAATTATGACCGTTAATAAGCCTTGCCTGCATGCCCAAAGGCCGAGATAAGTTACAGTGGCTTTTTTCCATGCACGTGTACCAAGCGTACTATATGATTTCAATTTGGCGAGTGAATAAAGTCAAGAAAAGGCATTTCAACAACAGTATATCTAATAGCGAAGTTGCTTCACCTATTCGCTATGGCCCAAAGCAGTAGAGTATTTGACAATTATCATGCCTCAGTACTTTGCTATTATCGGGGATCATGACAGGCCGCTTTATGAGGCAGAGTTCACACAAGGTCCGCAAGGGTTTGTACAGGAGATCAAAGAGCTGAATCCGTTTATACTGCATGCTTCGCTGGATATTGTTGAGGATTTGCAATGGCAACAGAATGCTGGAACTGGGGTAGCTGGTGGCGCTGGGAACTCTTTCCTGCGATCCCGTAACAATGCCAACACAGACAATTGCTATCTAGGTAAGGTGGATCATTTCTATGGGCTCGTAGTGACGGCGTATCTGACATATGGGGGTAAAAAGTTTGTGATGCTGCATGGCAGTAGTGTACCTGGTGGCAACAAGACCACTACTACTACGATTGACGATTCTATGGTACGATCATTCTATCAGGAAGTGCACGAGCTGTATATAAAGACTATAATGAACCCATTTTACCAAGAAGGTGATGAGCTGAGGAGTCCACTATTCGACACGCGGGTGAAAGCGTTGGCTAAGAAGTATTTAGGTAAGTAGATGAAAAAATTACtaaaaagaagagataTTATGTAATTCCGGATAGAATATTGGTTTATGTATTAAAAAATAGTGTTATAAGGTTTTGTATCATAAGGTAAGCATTATTTTAgcattatttatttcttcaatttatGGTCAGgttttataatatattcaatattgTTTTAAATTACAATTGGATTCAAGCTTTCTGTTCGAGAACTTTGATTATTAATTAGTTGGACTTGTTGTACTCTCTTTCTCTGTGTATAACGTATCATAACGGAAATTATCGCaagaaatggaaaataACCCGTCGAAGACAGTCTGGAAAGTGGTCAAAGCCGGCTATCATACATCTGATATTATTTCACTCACGCATGATTCCAGAAGTTCCGTGAGTTCCTCATGGTTTATAGAGTCCTGTTCCTTTGGAGTAAGCTGCTCGGGTATCTGTGTCAGCAGCCACTTCTCACGTATATTCCTCGTTAGCAATATGAGGTCCTGTACACCTCTCACCAGTTGTAGTGTTTGATTGTTCACCATCATTAGGCCATTAGTTACCACTGACAACTGGCAGTCTTCCGTATCCTCATTCGTCTCCATCGACGCCAGCTTTGCCAGCTCTGCGAGCTTCACAGACAGCAGCTCGGTGGTCTGATTTAAAGTCTCCAACAATGCTTGATTGCTcatattattgtatatGTAGTAGTGTTAGTTTTTGGtgtgtttgtgtttctGTGTGTATTTGTTTTCTTAATCCTTGACTCAGATGATCTGAATTAATCTTGAAGTATTG carries:
- the TRS20 gene encoding TRAPP subunit TRS20 (CAGL0D05346g~Ortholog(s) have TRAPPII protein complex, cytosol, nucleus localization), producing MPQYFAIIGDHDRPLYEAEFTQGPQGFVQEIKELNPFILHASLDIVEDLQWQQNAGTGVAGGAGNSFLRSRNNANTDNCYLGKVDHFYGLVVTAYLTYGGKKFVMLHGSSVPGGNKTTTTTIDDSMVRSFYQEVHELYIKTIMNPFYQEGDELRSPLFDTRVKALAKKYLGK
- the SRB6 gene encoding Srb6p (CAGL0D05368g~Has domain(s) with predicted RNA polymerase II transcription cofactor activity, role in regulation of transcription from RNA polymerase II promoter and mediator complex localization), with the translated sequence MSNQALLETLNQTTELLSVKLAELAKLASMETNEDTEDCQLSVVTNGLMMVNNQTLQLVRGVQDLILLTRNIREKWLLTQIPEQLTPKEQDSINHEELTELLESCVSEIISDV